Sequence from the Pagrus major chromosome 15, Pma_NU_1.0 genome:
ataaaatgttagcagttgaCGTTTCTGTGTACCACTGACACGTCTAagtttgtacgtgtcataggctatCTACCATATTGAATTTTGGCATTTGTAGATGTGAAACTACAGGGTATTTTTGACAAGGGACCATGACAtattaacatttgtaagtgtgacaccactggatatttttaaggacaacTCGGGACATTCTCCACCAGTCATGTTCGTTTCGACAGAACAGGTATGTTAAgctaaaacacaatgttttccgAACcacaaccaagtgttttttgtgcctaaacctaacccgaGCCAAGCACAACATTGTCGTGagatagaaatagaaaattggtCCTAAACACATGTAAAATCGCAACGTAATGAagcatacattttaatttatctgtAGTTTGGCAGAAACGTACTTAACTAACATTCATCCTGGCTATAGAGttggttagcacgctaacttcagtacatCTCTAACAGAACTAGGCCTACAGAGATGTGTTCGACGCTTCAAGActtatttcttcactttctgttgataaCTTTTGTCAATTTTTGAACGATTTgaagtaaaatatttacatattgcgcctttaaatttatattttgcttcttaaaaacaggcaaaaaagagtcacattaaaacaaataaaaattaaataaaattgaataTTCTTCAGGCAATTATCGATGAAACAATTTGATAAGTGTCGTGTGAAGTGTTCCAGtgaccagcagacagcagagagggaggcgctgtgaggaaagagagggggaaCATGAGGTGGATGCGGCTCATCGCCTGAGGAAGTTATTGGAAATGATGAAATGACATCACCACAGTGTTTTCGTGGCTTTGTTTGGTGCTCCTCCTGGCCACGCCTTCCTGCCGGCTCCATCATAAAGCAGCcgggccgtgtgtgtgtgcaccagtTGAACTCTCGGTGTGGACAACAGGTGCACCACAGCCTCCCTCCACCCCGCTGCTGGATAATGCCCTCAGAGCGCCGCTCGTCGCTTTGCGCAGGGCTTCCTCGTCTACACTTTGGACACTTGCGCGTTTTTATATCCTGATctcttccagacacacacacacacacacacatagaaaacaaaatgcCTTTTCCGCCGATCAGCCTCCATCAGCGGATCTCCTCTCCCGGCAGGGATCTATTCGGGAAAAAGAAAGCCAACGGAGTGCCTCCTCAGACCACTGAGCTCACCAGCAAATCCggcagagagaaaggggggTCCGAGAAGGAGAAGCAGTCCATTTCTTGGGCATCCGCGAATTTACGGAATCTGGGGCGAAAACAGGAGAAGAGCAAAAGCCCAACTCAGAAGGCGGGCGGCGACCAGGAGACCCAGGGAAAATGCTCCTGGCTGTCGGTGCCCAAACCTCAGGACTCATCGGAGGGAGTCAGGCGCTCCAGCTCCATGGACTCCGCCAGACACCTCCAAGGCAAAGACGACGTGAAGAAGGAGATTCAGTTTACCCTCAGCCTCACCCCTGAAGCCATTCTTGTCATCCAAAAACGAAATCTCGAGAAGCAGATGATGGCGAAGCAGCAGAAGTGCTGCGCCTCCGCGGACTTTCGGCACAGGCGAGTCTTTCCATCCAAGAAGGCGCACGGAGGCTCCAAGGGCTGCGCGCCCGTCGCCAAGGTGGAGAGCGCCGAGCCGGACATCACCGCCATCGTTAAAATATCGCTTTTGAACGATCAGTACAAGTACGACGATGTGGAGTACGAAGAGGAGGACGGGGACGTGGATGAGACCGTCGTGAGGAAATGTAAAGAGTGGCTCAAAGGGGTCGAGAACGCGGCCGCTTTGGGAAAAGTCGACAAACTTTCTGCACTCCCGCACCTTAAAGGCTGCTGACACCTGACTCTTGACCTTTCACTTAATTCACAGACTGAGAACAGAGGCGATGGACTCATGAAAAGTGTGCACCGGTGTAGGCCTGCTGCCATGGCATCTTTGAATTTGAACCTTGTGAAGTAAAAATCCACTTGTCTAAAGGAATGTGAATGGAAGTATTGACTAAAATAGACACGAGAAATGAAAACTGGTGGTAAATTGGGATAATAGAAAATCTGACATTCACCCCTTCAACAAGAATCTGATTTTAATGCTTAAATGCAGCCTGTGGCTAATCCAAAAGTCCCTCTGATGGCTCACGGGGACGATGCTTTGCGAGTTAAATGCCTAACGAGTGTTTTGTTTGAACTGAATACCTTAATATCCTCGTCCTTTGCAcatggttttgttttcagtggacTGGCAGAGGGGTTTGCGTAAAGGGACGCGAAACGGTTCCTTTGTGCTGGAGAACAATACAACAACAGGGCTTCATGTGCGCCTGCTGCTGAAACCAAACTGGACTGTTTATGTTTCCTCTCATCAGAGGGTTATATCCTTTGTAGGGATCTATCagtgatgtacagtatttaatatTTACTAAATATTTGTACtgtcaaatgtttttctcagcTGATGATTTTATGCCACttgaagtaaaaaaatgtttttgtttttttaaattatgcaaGTGTCACTGAGCCTTTTAAATCTTCCACAAGCTGATTTGTGTTGTGCCTCTTGAATAATTCTGTTACATGATGCTGATGTAGAATTTCTTCCCAGACGCTGTTTTAAAGGCTCTTTTGTTGCTACTGTAGCTACCTTGAGCCATTTGGGCATTAGTGATCTAAGCTTCTTAGATTTCCTGTTAAGCAGGGTTGACCAGTGTGCCGTAGGGCCCAGGTGCTCGATCCCCCCCTCAGGAAATTACCTCCAGTCTGCTTCACTTTGGTTTTATcaaacaacacagtacatacatgCTACCAGAGATAGTTTCAGTGCCAAAATTTGGGAAATGTTTTCACCAAATGTGCCAGAGTTGTGTGATTTGCATCCAAAGCATTCCCAGTCTGAAGTGAGAGCTTAATCCTTACATTCCCATACTCATGTGGTCTCTACTGAGCCACAAAGAagcatgttttttattatataagTGGGAATGAACCACTGGGAGAAAGAGCTGGCCAGGGAACAATTAAGGGCTGAGAAACAAACCAATATATGActgttttctgcaaaaaactaacaaaacaaacattataatAAAGGAGAAATTAAGCCATAAAGATACTTTTGGCTTCTTTGTTGGTTCCCTTTAGTTGCTTTCCTTTTTATTATATCAATCGTTAAACCAGTCAAAGGGAAACTTTGAAGGAAACCGCAAACACATGCAAGCCTCAGACGCAAATTAAATCTTCGTGCAGggtcacaaacacatttaaaatgtgtgtatttgtgtgtacagtgtgaCCTCCTAAAGGTTTAACTCTTTGCATTGTTCTCTGTAACTTGGTAACCAAAGTTTTACTCAGAGTGTGGTGGACGCAGAGAGGAGGGTAACGTTTAAGACATCACTGCCTGTTTGAAAAAGCTCCCACACGAACAAATGGTAAGATATTTTCTGAGAACTACTTCAGGTAACGTTTGATATTATTTGTTCACATCAAGAGTCTAGATAACTACTTTTTTCCGGTGATCTGTGCCTGTTTTCTCGAAAGGTTTCCTCATTTGCCATGAGATCTGAGTGCAAAGACCTTCATCAATCCATCACTCTGCCCTCGATTTCGGATGCACACTCATTACCTGTTGCTGTCCGAAAGGTATTTTAACCCCGAACCCCAGTCACCAGCACTGGGAGTTACATGTCTTTAAGTTTCGCTTTTATtctgttaaaggggcactatgtagttttggagaagaaatttttatatttactatATTAATAAGGtgatgatacaaactcagaaatatttattttccataactgaataaacaagctgttctcagaggaaaataaggcccccagaacgctgtttgaagctagagaggtggcagggtccgccaaaaataaacaaagtaaaacaaagctgtgttgtcctttaagctcagtttgtttattcagttgtgaaaacaaagagtttgtttatttagtttgtttaggcattaaaaaaagatctttctcttctcattaaaatgtcttccccaaaaatacatagtgcacctttaaattacattttattgataaaCAGAGTACTTAGTCAAAATGTCCTAGTACAAGTTTGTATTGTGCTACAGGACATGACATTACAGATTTCTGAACAAACCAGCTGATAACATGAAGCATCTTGTCCTGAATGTTCCCATTCAGCATCACAGagagcttttattgtgacatGTCGCAGCAGACTGAGATCACGGCTGAGCCAGTACAGTGTGTACCAAGACCCGTCCGGTTCTCCATGGCTCCTGTGATGATATGATCTGCTGGCTCCGTGACCCAAAGTTGTGTAACCCTCCCCTATTG
This genomic interval carries:
- the prr18 gene encoding proline-rich protein 18, whose protein sequence is MPFPPISLHQRISSPGRDLFGKKKANGVPPQTTELTSKSGREKGGSEKEKQSISWASANLRNLGRKQEKSKSPTQKAGGDQETQGKCSWLSVPKPQDSSEGVRRSSSMDSARHLQGKDDVKKEIQFTLSLTPEAILVIQKRNLEKQMMAKQQKCCASADFRHRRVFPSKKAHGGSKGCAPVAKVESAEPDITAIVKISLLNDQYKYDDVEYEEEDGDVDETVVRKCKEWLKGVENAAALGKVDKLSALPHLKGC